One window of Sphingobacteriales bacterium genomic DNA carries:
- a CDS encoding Ig-like domain-containing protein produces the protein MKKTFLPPYSPSTIKRYVAGFILFLTLFMGNGLQSLFAQVTVTGAVAGDGSYSTLGAAFTAINGGVQTGATINISLSGNTTETASAILNTGAWTAVNITATVPVVISGTIAGAVIKLNGADNVTIDGRIGGTGRNITVQNNSTAATTAAIWLASVAAGNGCTGNIIRNCEIACGATQNTSTTNTWGIIMNGTTISNTVNGTDNDNNTFQENRIIRCRHGIVTRGTTTNLNENIQVIDNIIGPDSFGADQIGIVGIFMQADNNSTVSGNTVQFVGGPFASTTGGADRVGIAIGANTWSVTSTTTITSTNYTVTRNLIHDIIEERTYSAVGLILGTTNGGLATNNFVCSNMIYNVKSNGIAGDATCGIGISGGHTDQVVYNSILLSGDVDPNPSATATSIFGSGIRTSNTATTHNNLTLKNNIVYMDLSSSSSPAVRFYCVTGTAAAYTWGTGGSNNNNFYYNTANPQCLTGGLATTSGTTATTQFTLLSDWQTAYTNPGPQDGASIQANPGFVSSTDLHISTGSTAVNNLGTTIGVTCSIDYDNELRSVTTPDIGADEYTPVSCSVATGGTISPNTQSKCVGQTATMTTTGSTVGVGTTYQWMVSSVSGSGYVPVTGGNGANTTSYTTDPLLVGTYYYVLEVTCSNCGPCSSFSNELTVTVNPYPTASASSNSPVCSDATLDLTSSTDIGTTFLWSGPNSFSSTIQNPSISNITTAGAGTYTVSVTASGCTSTASTSVSVSPAITASASATPSEHCVTGTSQLNAVGGGGTINYLVASTTYALQPTAGFTTGISGDDVISASLPLPFTFNFYGQDKTSFFINTNGQIGFNYAGSSAAQQRTAQTIPNATVPNDNISLCWSDLNPTAGQITYGTIGTTPDQIFVIDFNNVPFFSATGSVSGQIQLYETSNVIQIHVTSVNHGTATFTQTLGVENSTGTLGTAAPGRNNVLWNISTPEAWIFSPPSALTYSWSESPALPTTLSATNIANPMANSVTETKTYTVTVTDPNSGCSNTANTTVTINQNVNAGTISGTSPLCVGATDTYTTDGTSGGTWNSSDDLIATVDPGTGLVTAIAPGSATITYTISTGCGSPVSAVKVVEVINNTSNSTSITDCGSHTWSVNNVTYTETGIYSYVNGCHTEYLDLTIIPTTSNSTTISQCFTYTWPVNGLTYTESGTYTDVNGCHTETLNLTITEGFVQNNTVTACFGYYWYANDQFYTESGIYEYIDDCYMEILNLTISDCPLNFSFEFLDPCICNNDATTAANDGTFDEYASVSFDTQFEFEPADFEVTVLSSTGTTGLPNGTVLDFNGEIQLWETPFFSHVDEVGYSIVFEVRASVENNLGLDGGELIATVIGSNKCAYPNPAVSGLASSYCSSDSGGVPDNDITVILTGSPTGPEGVFTLSGTDLTGGPTMFTFTPPATLGSSTLTGTYFGAEDEEGGISPDGGTTPAFPGCIQPFSATTNIVDCPPGCNASPNMQWDN, from the coding sequence ATGAAAAAAACATTTTTACCTCCGTACAGCCCATCTACAATAAAAAGGTATGTGGCTGGTTTTATTCTTTTTCTTACCCTTTTTATGGGGAATGGTTTGCAAAGCCTGTTTGCACAGGTAACTGTTACTGGCGCTGTTGCTGGTGACGGATCTTATAGTACATTAGGTGCTGCCTTTACTGCCATCAATGGCGGAGTTCAAACAGGTGCAACGATTAATATTTCGTTGTCAGGAAACACGACAGAAACAGCATCAGCCATATTGAATACCGGAGCATGGACAGCAGTTAACATAACAGCAACTGTTCCGGTTGTTATTTCGGGAACTATTGCCGGTGCTGTTATTAAATTAAATGGTGCTGATAATGTAACAATTGATGGTCGTATTGGAGGCACCGGTCGAAACATCACTGTACAAAACAACAGCACAGCAGCCACTACTGCAGCAATTTGGTTAGCAAGTGTGGCAGCAGGCAACGGTTGTACGGGCAATATCATCCGCAATTGTGAAATTGCCTGTGGTGCTACCCAAAACACATCCACTACTAATACATGGGGTATTATTATGAATGGTACCACAATCAGCAACACTGTAAATGGTACTGACAATGACAACAACACTTTTCAGGAGAACCGCATTATCCGGTGCCGGCATGGCATTGTAACCCGCGGAACGACCACTAACCTGAATGAAAACATACAGGTAATAGACAACATAATCGGCCCCGACTCTTTCGGTGCAGACCAAATCGGTATTGTTGGGATATTTATGCAGGCAGACAACAACAGTACAGTGAGTGGAAATACCGTCCAGTTTGTGGGAGGACCATTTGCCAGCACCACCGGCGGCGCAGACCGCGTCGGTATTGCTATTGGAGCAAATACCTGGAGCGTTACCTCAACAACCACGATCACTTCGACCAACTACACGGTAACGCGCAATCTGATTCATGATATTATAGAAGAACGCACATATTCGGCAGTCGGATTAATATTGGGCACTACGAATGGGGGATTAGCCACGAACAATTTTGTGTGCAGCAACATGATTTACAATGTTAAGTCTAATGGCATAGCAGGTGATGCAACATGTGGTATCGGCATCAGCGGAGGTCATACAGATCAGGTGGTTTACAATTCAATCCTGCTTTCAGGTGATGTTGATCCAAATCCCTCTGCAACTGCAACATCCATATTCGGAAGCGGTATCCGCACCTCCAACACTGCAACCACTCATAACAATCTTACCCTGAAAAACAATATTGTTTATATGGACCTTTCATCGTCCAGTTCACCGGCCGTTCGTTTCTACTGCGTTACAGGTACGGCTGCTGCATATACCTGGGGCACGGGTGGTTCTAACAACAATAACTTTTACTACAATACCGCAAACCCTCAATGCCTGACGGGTGGTCTCGCAACTACAAGCGGCACTACGGCAACTACACAGTTTACATTGCTTAGCGATTGGCAAACTGCTTATACCAACCCCGGTCCACAAGACGGGGCTTCTATTCAGGCGAATCCGGGCTTTGTTTCCAGCACCGACCTTCATATCAGCACCGGTAGCACTGCGGTGAACAACCTGGGAACCACAATTGGCGTTACCTGTTCAATTGATTATGACAACGAATTACGAAGTGTTACTACTCCCGACATTGGTGCGGATGAATATACACCGGTCTCTTGTTCTGTCGCCACCGGTGGCACTATCAGCCCCAACACCCAAAGCAAATGTGTGGGGCAAACTGCAACCATGACGACAACCGGCTCAACGGTAGGCGTAGGAACGACTTACCAATGGATGGTATCGTCAGTTTCGGGAAGCGGGTATGTTCCTGTTACGGGTGGAAATGGAGCAAATACAACATCATACACCACCGATCCTCTTTTAGTGGGCACTTATTATTATGTATTAGAGGTTACTTGTAGCAATTGCGGTCCTTGCAGCAGTTTTTCAAATGAACTTACGGTTACTGTAAATCCATATCCCACCGCTTCGGCAAGCAGCAATTCTCCGGTTTGTTCCGATGCTACACTTGACCTTACCTCTTCAACTGATATAGGAACCACTTTTCTATGGTCAGGTCCGAATTCTTTTAGTAGCACCATCCAAAACCCTTCTATTTCAAACATAACAACTGCAGGTGCAGGAACTTATACTGTTTCTGTAACTGCCTCCGGATGTACTTCAACAGCCTCAACATCTGTTTCAGTATCTCCGGCTATAACTGCTTCAGCCTCAGCAACCCCTTCAGAACATTGTGTGACAGGCACTTCCCAACTAAATGCCGTAGGAGGCGGCGGAACAATAAATTATTTAGTTGCATCTACTACTTATGCACTTCAGCCCACCGCCGGATTTACTACAGGTATTTCAGGAGACGATGTCATAAGCGCTTCTCTTCCTTTGCCTTTTACCTTTAACTTTTATGGTCAAGACAAAACCAGCTTTTTCATAAATACCAACGGACAAATCGGGTTTAATTATGCCGGCAGTTCGGCCGCACAACAACGCACCGCTCAAACCATACCTAATGCAACCGTTCCTAATGATAATATTAGCCTTTGTTGGTCAGACTTAAACCCAACAGCAGGTCAAATTACTTATGGTACAATCGGCACAACACCCGATCAAATTTTTGTTATTGACTTTAATAATGTGCCTTTCTTCTCTGCCACCGGTTCGGTTTCCGGTCAGATACAGCTTTATGAAACCTCCAATGTCATTCAGATTCATGTAACTTCTGTGAATCATGGAACCGCTACTTTTACACAAACTTTAGGAGTTGAAAATTCAACCGGCACGTTAGGAACCGCAGCTCCCGGACGCAACAATGTGTTATGGAACATTTCTACTCCAGAGGCATGGATATTTTCACCCCCTTCTGCACTAACTTATTCATGGTCTGAAAGTCCTGCATTACCCACAACTTTGTCTGCAACAAATATTGCCAATCCAATGGCAAATAGTGTAACAGAGACAAAAACCTATACAGTTACTGTAACCGATCCCAACAGTGGATGCAGTAATACAGCAAATACAACAGTTACCATTAATCAAAACGTAAATGCAGGTACTATATCCGGAACTTCTCCGCTTTGTGTTGGTGCAACAGATACTTATACCACAGACGGTACTTCCGGCGGAACATGGAACAGCAGCGATGATTTGATAGCAACCGTTGATCCCGGTACCGGTTTGGTTACTGCCATCGCGCCGGGAAGCGCTACGATTACTTATACTATATCAACTGGATGCGGAAGTCCTGTTTCAGCAGTTAAAGTTGTTGAGGTGATAAACAATACCTCAAACAGCACATCAATAACTGACTGCGGTTCGCATACCTGGTCGGTCAACAACGTAACTTATACAGAAACAGGAATTTATAGTTATGTAAACGGTTGTCATACTGAATATTTAGACCTCACCATAATCCCTACTACTTCAAATTCAACAACTATTTCACAGTGTTTCACTTATACCTGGCCGGTTAACGGACTTACTTATACCGAATCAGGCACTTATACCGATGTTAATGGTTGCCATACCGAAACTCTGAATTTAACCATTACTGAGGGATTTGTTCAAAATAATACCGTTACAGCATGTTTTGGCTACTATTGGTATGCTAATGATCAGTTTTATACTGAAAGTGGAATATATGAGTACATTGACGATTGTTACATGGAAATATTGAACCTGACGATTTCAGATTGTCCTTTGAATTTTTCATTCGAATTTCTTGATCCTTGTATCTGTAACAACGATGCTACCACTGCTGCCAACGACGGTACTTTTGATGAATATGCAAGTGTTTCTTTTGATACACAGTTTGAGTTTGAACCTGCAGATTTCGAGGTAACAGTTTTGAGTTCTACCGGTACTACAGGTTTGCCAAATGGAACCGTACTTGATTTCAACGGTGAAATACAACTGTGGGAAACTCCATTCTTTTCTCATGTTGATGAAGTTGGATATTCAATTGTTTTTGAAGTACGGGCTTCGGTTGAAAACAATTTGGGTCTTGATGGCGGGGAGTTAATTGCAACTGTTATCGGATCTAATAAATGTGCTTATCCCAATCCGGCTGTAAGCGGATTGGCATCGAGTTATTGCAGTTCTGATTCAGGCGGAGTTCCTGATAACGATATTACCGTAATCCTTACAGGTTCACCAACAGGACCTGAAGGAGTATTTACCCTTTCTGGAACAGATTTAACTGGAGGTCCGACAATGTTTACATTCACCCCTCCTGCAACCCTTGGCAGTTCTACCCTAACCGGTACTTACTTTGGTGCTGAAGATGAAGAAGGAGGCATATCTCCCGATGGCGGCACAACTCCCGCTTTCCCCGGATGTATTCAGCCTTTTTCTGCCACAACCAATATTGTAGATTGTCCTCCGGGATGTAATGCGTCACCCAATATGCAATGGGATAATTAA
- a CDS encoding CHAD domain-containing protein — protein MIKIKKLKKQIAVKKAGNLFSDFLKQFELTTASPFEEEIHQLRVMVKKWRALLILASFTKKGNSVRSYFKSYLKLYKAAGKLRDCHNHYNLISNSPLAKKMHPFLELLQQQQNSLEKKFKFKCLNTQWPGKQKSIKKFAKSVQSINQSSIIKYQLYCIETATNKIKIIFENEHELHNLRKIIKQWSYNSRFLVLCGYTFTFTNQLLSVLDEIGDLIGQWQDYDVAIEYLQQLKVETIVTDDTVFNNFIENLYCRKADLSKEINLRLPHLTALLSKIKVEC, from the coding sequence ATGATTAAGATAAAAAAGCTAAAAAAACAAATTGCAGTAAAGAAAGCAGGCAACCTGTTTTCAGACTTTTTAAAACAATTTGAGCTAACTACAGCCTCTCCTTTTGAAGAAGAAATTCATCAACTGAGAGTAATGGTTAAAAAATGGAGGGCTTTACTGATTTTAGCTTCATTTACAAAAAAAGGAAATTCTGTACGTTCTTATTTTAAGAGTTATTTAAAACTATACAAAGCCGCCGGTAAACTGCGTGATTGTCATAATCATTACAACCTCATCAGCAATAGTCCATTGGCTAAGAAAATGCATCCCTTTTTAGAATTATTGCAACAACAACAAAACTCTTTAGAGAAGAAATTTAAATTCAAATGCCTGAATACCCAATGGCCGGGTAAACAAAAATCAATCAAAAAATTTGCAAAATCAGTTCAAAGTATCAATCAAAGTAGCATAATCAAATACCAACTATATTGTATTGAAACTGCAACTAACAAGATTAAAATCATTTTCGAAAATGAACATGAACTCCATAACCTTCGTAAAATAATTAAACAATGGTCTTATAACTCCAGATTTCTTGTACTATGCGGTTATACTTTTACATTTACCAACCAACTTCTGTCGGTTCTCGATGAAATAGGAGATTTAATCGGTCAATGGCAGGATTATGATGTAGCTATTGAATATCTTCAACAACTGAAAGTAGAAACAATTGTTACGGATGACACAGTTTTTAATAACTTTATCGAAAACCTATACTGTCGAAAAGCAGATTTATCAAAGGAAATAAATCTTCGTTTACCGCATTTAACGGCACTACTGTCAAAAATTAAAGTAGAATGTTGA
- a CDS encoding HYR domain-containing protein translates to MNLKIKIRPYKGGTLGWLWLLSIVLLISQNIYSQIPGGTITVSPTEPIIGTVSGANTTPPYELIYLLRDENNNVVASSFTGTFPPQPVGSYRLTAVNHDGTFVVPTNFGEPGGCLELLSRDVQVIACIETCAGGTFTASVSFANIDEPYLVDYVLVCDNNIVGTPNSTGIFTAPGSVSAGGCQVYAINYDSTVGSPSYIAGANNALTVNNSLCYSMVDRCVTVFPVPDATVTTTDVLCAGPNTGSIIITGLVPSETYSISYYKSFYPQTVLTGQVANPQGQIVISNLSAANYFDVIVTNSFNCSSTPVEVFINPASDCPCYEACPGGSFLAAVNPATVNLSGTYQLDFILVCGDAVFSTTYDTNKDGMENITVPILGSECMLYALNHDGQITPADYFGSEGNSLVIPSFSCYTELSRCVSYEDDIPPQITCPGTQNIILNESCASFLPLYSPASVTDNCALSVVSQEPSPGMLNFGVGQTTVTLYVEDIALNFATCSFTVNHIDITPPSITCPVNQNLILDGTCSGTLPLYSALSATDNCVTPSVTQSPLAGTTLSGIGTTTITLTANDGNENISTCSFDVNRLDISPPSITCPSTQTLLLDALHVRQPCHYTVLLARLTIAAHLQ, encoded by the coding sequence ATGAATTTAAAAATAAAAATAAGACCTTATAAAGGTGGGACGCTTGGGTGGTTGTGGTTACTATCTATTGTATTGCTGATTAGCCAAAACATATATTCCCAAATACCGGGAGGCACGATTACGGTTTCACCTACGGAGCCTATAATTGGTACTGTTTCAGGCGCTAATACCACCCCTCCTTACGAATTAATCTACTTGCTGAGAGATGAAAACAATAATGTTGTTGCTTCTAGTTTTACCGGAACATTTCCTCCACAGCCCGTGGGTTCTTATAGATTGACGGCCGTTAATCATGACGGCACTTTTGTTGTTCCCACAAATTTCGGAGAACCCGGCGGTTGTTTAGAATTACTTTCTCGGGATGTGCAGGTAATCGCTTGCATTGAAACCTGTGCAGGTGGTACTTTTACTGCCTCTGTGAGTTTTGCCAACATAGACGAACCCTATCTGGTAGATTATGTTTTAGTATGTGACAACAATATAGTAGGCACTCCAAATTCAACAGGTATTTTTACTGCACCCGGTTCTGTTTCGGCAGGCGGGTGTCAGGTATATGCCATCAACTACGATAGTACTGTCGGCTCACCAAGCTATATTGCGGGTGCAAACAATGCTTTAACGGTCAATAATAGCCTTTGTTACAGCATGGTTGACCGTTGTGTAACTGTTTTTCCTGTTCCTGATGCAACTGTAACTACAACGGATGTACTTTGCGCAGGTCCTAACACCGGAAGTATTATCATTACAGGGTTAGTCCCAAGCGAAACTTATTCTATTTCCTATTACAAGAGCTTTTACCCTCAAACAGTATTAACAGGACAAGTCGCAAACCCGCAAGGTCAGATAGTTATCAGTAATCTTAGTGCTGCAAATTATTTTGATGTTATTGTAACAAACAGTTTCAATTGTTCTTCTACACCTGTTGAGGTATTTATCAATCCGGCATCCGATTGTCCTTGTTATGAGGCATGTCCCGGTGGGTCTTTTCTCGCAGCAGTTAATCCTGCTACGGTTAACTTAAGCGGCACTTATCAGCTTGATTTTATTTTGGTTTGCGGTGATGCTGTGTTTAGTACAACCTACGACACCAATAAAGATGGTATGGAAAACATAACTGTTCCTATATTGGGTAGCGAATGTATGCTGTATGCCCTGAACCACGATGGACAGATTACTCCGGCAGATTACTTTGGCAGTGAAGGCAATAGTCTCGTGATACCGTCATTTTCTTGCTATACCGAACTTTCTCGTTGTGTAAGCTATGAAGACGATATTCCGCCACAGATTACCTGTCCCGGTACGCAGAACATTATTCTTAACGAATCATGTGCTTCTTTCTTGCCTTTATACAGCCCGGCAAGTGTTACAGATAACTGTGCATTATCTGTGGTCAGTCAGGAGCCTTCTCCCGGTATGCTCAATTTCGGTGTCGGACAAACTACCGTAACATTGTATGTTGAAGATATAGCTTTAAACTTTGCAACTTGTTCTTTCACGGTCAATCACATAGATATAACACCGCCGTCAATTACTTGTCCGGTTAATCAGAACCTGATACTTGATGGCACTTGTTCAGGTACTCTGCCTTTGTACAGTGCTTTAAGTGCTACCGATAATTGTGTTACACCAAGCGTAACTCAATCTCCTTTAGCTGGAACTACACTTTCGGGCATCGGTACAACAACGATAACACTGACTGCAAATGACGGAAACGAAAATATCTCAACCTGTTCTTTTGATGTCAACCGGTTAGATATTTCCCCTCCTTCCATAACATGCCCCTCTACACAGACTCTGTTATTAGATGCTTTGCATGTTCGGCAACCTTGCCATTATACAGTGCTGTTAGCACGGTTGACAATTGCGGCACACCTACAGTAA
- a CDS encoding HYR domain-containing protein produces MPLYTDSVIRCFACSATLPLYSAVSTVDNCGTPTVTQTPLAGTTVSGVGTTTVTLSANDGNGNIATCSFNVDRVDNTPPTVTCPATQTLTLGAVCTATLPAYSATGSSDNCGIPTVTQSPAAGTTVSGVGTTTVTLTANDGNGNIATCSFSVDRVDNTPPTVTCPATQTLTLGAACTATLPAYSATATADNCGTPTVTQSPASGTTVTGVGTTTVVLTANDGNGNIATCSFSVNRVDLTPATITCPTTQTLTLGAACTATLPAYSAVSTADNCGTPTVTQSPASGTIVSGVGATTVTLTANDGNGNSPASCSFTVNRVDTTPPTITCPANITQLSSPTTCNAVVSWVTPATADNCAVASVTPSIPSGSTFSGTTTVNYTVIDASGNSAGCSFTVTINDGQPPVLSPCPANIVNCNNTITWTPPTATDNCITVNVTGTHNPGTAFPLGTTTVTYTATDGANNTATCSFTVTVSLLTASLTASNYNGYNISCFGGNNGSITATPSGGILPYSYVWSNGQTGSNMATGLTAGFYSVTISDPSGCTVVQTITLTQPQTLNCTATVVNPTCFGSNNGSITTNASGGVAPYNYAWSGTGGPFGNVSSINELDGGTYTVTVTDANGCVCINTFTVVEPPEITPLAGTVNIFEGAGIIPTFYNVNIITFSGGLAPYNYVWNNTGYVVYNIPSPGTINIIYADNATWNVTITDSNGCGVGLLEFSSTSGNTNPAGLLNIINSTITPDFGLSNGTISLNVGGGTPCAGGVYQYQWSGPSTWTGAPGATSNSLTNLPFGWYVVTITDCSSTPQSTVGWFWVPKQTRGRGKSEFTNDLIQVAPNPFALETTISFSWPKDDDLSLKVYDVAGREVMKLFTGTVKADQLYDIEFDGRALPNGLYICRLVNAEGISIQTKTLHLQSK; encoded by the coding sequence ATGCCCCTCTACACAGACTCTGTTATTAGATGCTTTGCATGTTCGGCAACCTTGCCATTATACAGTGCTGTTAGCACGGTTGACAATTGCGGCACACCTACAGTAACACAAACTCCACTCGCCGGAACAACGGTTTCCGGTGTAGGAACGACCACTGTAACCTTGTCTGCTAACGACGGTAACGGAAACATAGCTACCTGTTCGTTTAACGTTGACAGAGTGGACAATACACCGCCAACTGTAACATGTCCTGCAACCCAAACGCTAACACTTGGTGCTGTATGTACAGCAACTTTGCCTGCATATAGCGCAACCGGAAGTTCGGATAACTGTGGCATTCCAACCGTTACACAATCTCCGGCAGCAGGAACTACTGTTTCCGGTGTAGGAACGACCACTGTAACCTTGACTGCTAACGACGGTAACGGAAACATAGCTACCTGTTCGTTCAGCGTTGACAGGGTGGACAATACACCGCCAACTGTAACATGTCCTGCTACCCAAACGCTAACACTTGGAGCTGCTTGTACTGCTACCTTGCCGGCATATAGTGCAACAGCCACTGCCGATAACTGCGGTACGCCAACCGTAACACAATCACCTGCTTCGGGAACTACGGTAACGGGTGTTGGAACAACAACGGTTGTTTTAACTGCCAATGATGGCAACGGTAATATTGCTACTTGTTCGTTTAGTGTGAACAGGGTAGATCTAACTCCGGCAACGATTACCTGCCCGACTACGCAAACCTTAACCTTAGGAGCTGCTTGTACGGCTACTTTGCCGGCATATAGTGCGGTTAGTACAGCAGATAACTGCGGTACGCCTACTGTTACTCAATCCCCTGCATCCGGCACAATAGTTTCAGGAGTTGGTGCGACTACTGTAACCTTAACCGCCAATGACGGAAACGGCAACTCGCCTGCATCCTGTTCGTTTACGGTAAACAGGGTGGACACTACTCCTCCGACCATTACCTGCCCGGCGAACATTACCCAACTGTCATCTCCTACAACTTGTAATGCTGTGGTGAGTTGGGTAACACCTGCTACTGCCGATAACTGTGCCGTTGCTTCGGTAACCCCTTCGATTCCGTCGGGAAGTACCTTCTCGGGCACGACAACAGTAAACTATACAGTGATTGATGCTTCGGGCAACTCGGCAGGATGTTCGTTTACCGTTACCATCAACGATGGACAACCACCTGTTTTAAGCCCTTGCCCTGCTAACATCGTGAATTGTAACAACACCATTACCTGGACACCACCAACAGCTACCGACAACTGTATAACCGTAAATGTAACGGGGACTCACAACCCGGGAACAGCGTTTCCGTTAGGAACAACAACGGTTACCTATACAGCAACAGATGGTGCAAACAATACTGCCACCTGTTCATTTACGGTTACCGTGAGTTTGTTAACCGCAAGCCTTACCGCTTCAAACTACAACGGCTATAATATCAGTTGCTTTGGAGGAAATAACGGATCAATTACTGCTACGCCAAGTGGTGGAATACTTCCTTATAGTTATGTTTGGAGTAATGGACAAACCGGTTCAAACATGGCTACAGGATTAACAGCAGGTTTTTATTCAGTAACCATCAGCGATCCAAGTGGTTGTACAGTTGTTCAGACGATTACATTAACACAACCTCAAACTCTGAACTGTACGGCTACTGTTGTAAATCCCACTTGTTTTGGCAGCAACAATGGTTCTATTACCACCAATGCAAGTGGTGGCGTAGCTCCTTATAATTATGCATGGAGTGGCACGGGTGGACCTTTTGGAAATGTCAGTTCTATCAACGAATTAGACGGCGGCACTTACACGGTTACGGTTACAGATGCTAATGGTTGTGTTTGTATTAATACATTTACAGTTGTAGAGCCTCCTGAGATAACTCCTTTAGCAGGTACGGTAAACATTTTTGAAGGTGCAGGAATTATTCCGACCTTTTACAATGTCAACATTATAACTTTTAGCGGGGGGTTAGCGCCTTACAATTATGTTTGGAACAACACCGGCTATGTAGTATATAATATTCCATCTCCGGGAACTATTAATATTATTTATGCCGATAATGCCACATGGAATGTTACCATTACCGATAGTAATGGATGTGGTGTCGGGTTGCTGGAGTTTAGCAGTACTTCAGGGAATACAAATCCTGCGGGACTTTTGAATATTATTAACAGCACAATCACTCCTGATTTCGGTTTGAGCAATGGTACCATATCTTTAAATGTTGGTGGAGGAACTCCGTGTGCCGGTGGTGTTTATCAATATCAATGGAGCGGCCCAAGTACATGGACCGGTGCACCTGGAGCTACATCTAATAGCTTAACTAACCTGCCATTTGGTTGGTATGTTGTTACAATTACCGATTGCAGCAGCACACCTCAATCCACAGTAGGATGGTTTTGGGTACCAAAGCAAACCCGGGGTAGGGGTAAATCAGAATTTACCAATGACCTGATTCAGGTTGCTCCCAACCCGTTTGCACTTGAAACTACCATTTCCTTCTCTTGGCCAAAAGATGATGATCTGAGTTTAAAAGTGTATGATGTTGCAGGACGAGAAGTAATGAAATTATTTACCGGAACTGTAAAAGCCGATCAGTTATACGACATAGAATTTGATGGACGGGCGTTGCCTAATGGACTTTATATTTGCCGTTTGGTAAATGCAGAAGGCATTAGCATCCAAACCAAAACTTTGCATCTTCAATCAAAGTAA
- a CDS encoding (d)CMP kinase: MKHKINIAVDGYASCGKSTLARDLASKLGYIFIDSGAMYRAVTYYFLTHQTDLTQQSQIEEALSHIKVSFQSHPTSNQLQTYLNSQNVEVQIRDKEVSEFVSQVSSLEAVRKFLVRQQQEIGKNKGVVMDGRDIGTVVFPDAELKLFVTADIEVRTQRRYSELKSKGIEISLDEVKENLQTRDLIDTTRAINPLRQAEDAIMLDTSKLTREEQLFEALKLLAQKLNTDIS; the protein is encoded by the coding sequence ATGAAGCACAAAATAAACATTGCAGTAGATGGTTACGCCTCCTGCGGTAAAAGTACCTTGGCAAGAGATTTAGCCTCAAAATTAGGATACATTTTTATAGACTCGGGCGCTATGTACCGGGCAGTTACTTACTACTTTTTGACACATCAGACAGACCTCACTCAACAATCGCAAATAGAAGAGGCACTAAGCCACATTAAAGTTTCTTTTCAATCCCACCCCACTTCAAATCAACTTCAAACATATTTAAACTCCCAAAACGTAGAAGTTCAAATCAGAGACAAAGAAGTCAGCGAATTTGTCAGTCAAGTTAGTTCTTTAGAAGCTGTAAGGAAATTTTTAGTCAGACAGCAACAAGAAATAGGAAAAAATAAAGGGGTTGTGATGGATGGCCGGGATATAGGAACGGTTGTATTTCCCGATGCGGAACTTAAACTTTTTGTAACAGCCGATATTGAGGTCAGGACTCAGCGACGGTATTCTGAATTAAAGTCGAAAGGAATAGAGATATCTTTAGATGAAGTAAAAGAAAATCTGCAAACCCGCGACCTTATAGATACTACCCGGGCAATCAATCCCTTACGACAGGCGGAAGATGCCATAATGTTAGACACTTCCAAGCTGACCCGGGAAGAACAGTTGTTCGAAGCTTTAAAGTTATTAGCTCAAAAACTTAACACAGATATTTCATAG